In Labrus mixtus chromosome 13, fLabMix1.1, whole genome shotgun sequence, a single genomic region encodes these proteins:
- the LOC132987069 gene encoding uncharacterized protein LOC132987069 isoform X2: MIWSIYSTGSDLIWSFSRDIHGNTLSNSRVKAGMVSTASLPALIFIWTGIAAKLVVPPCDKHMFDSDVDHCVSDFNRSMETGGFQDGCPWPAAKGIYNKLKLCVDEGAKASWCRGQGFLLDKAFLEVHYKYFWQCGQVQDPPLSTLIMLIAPVIIITLLMPILCVKLTTWSTEMPSSLAFLKLSLCEWVLLSCVPNKQSEK; encoded by the exons ATGATTTGGAGCATCTACAGCACAGGTTCAGATCTGATCTGGTCTTTCTCCAGGGATATACACGGAAACACTTTGTCGAACAGCAGAGTGAAAGCTGGG ATGGTTTCGACTGCATCCTTGCCGGCCCTTATCTTCATCTGGACAG GAATAGCTGCTAAACTAGTTGTTCCACCATGTGACAAACACATGTTTGATAGTGATGTGGACCACTGTGTGTCGGACTTCAACAGGAGCATGGAGACAGGAGGCTTTCAGGACGGATGTCCCTGGCCTGCTGCAAAAGG catcTACAACAAACTGAAGCTGTGCGTGGATGAAGGGGCCAAAGCCTCCTGGTGCAGAGGTCAAGGATTTCTGTTAGACAAGGCCTTCTTGGAGGTTCATTACAAATACTTTTGGCAATGTGGACAGGTTCAAGACCCCCCGCTTTCCACTCTCATTATGTTAATAGCACCTGTCATCATTATCACGCTCCTCATGCCGATCCTCTGTGTTAAACTCACCACCTGGAGCACAGAGATGCCCAGCTCTCtggcttttttaaagttgtcacTCTGTGAGTGGGTCTTGCTAAGTTGTGTACCAAATAAACAAAGTGAGAAATAG
- the LOC132987069 gene encoding uncharacterized protein LOC132987069 isoform X1 has protein sequence MIWSIYSTGSDLIWSFSRDIHGNTLSNSRVKAGQMVSTASLPALIFIWTGIAAKLVVPPCDKHMFDSDVDHCVSDFNRSMETGGFQDGCPWPAAKGIYNKLKLCVDEGAKASWCRGQGFLLDKAFLEVHYKYFWQCGQVQDPPLSTLIMLIAPVIIITLLMPILCVKLTTWSTEMPSSLAFLKLSLCEWVLLSCVPNKQSEK, from the exons ATGATTTGGAGCATCTACAGCACAGGTTCAGATCTGATCTGGTCTTTCTCCAGGGATATACACGGAAACACTTTGTCGAACAGCAGAGTGAAAGCTGGG CAGATGGTTTCGACTGCATCCTTGCCGGCCCTTATCTTCATCTGGACAG GAATAGCTGCTAAACTAGTTGTTCCACCATGTGACAAACACATGTTTGATAGTGATGTGGACCACTGTGTGTCGGACTTCAACAGGAGCATGGAGACAGGAGGCTTTCAGGACGGATGTCCCTGGCCTGCTGCAAAAGG catcTACAACAAACTGAAGCTGTGCGTGGATGAAGGGGCCAAAGCCTCCTGGTGCAGAGGTCAAGGATTTCTGTTAGACAAGGCCTTCTTGGAGGTTCATTACAAATACTTTTGGCAATGTGGACAGGTTCAAGACCCCCCGCTTTCCACTCTCATTATGTTAATAGCACCTGTCATCATTATCACGCTCCTCATGCCGATCCTCTGTGTTAAACTCACCACCTGGAGCACAGAGATGCCCAGCTCTCtggcttttttaaagttgtcacTCTGTGAGTGGGTCTTGCTAAGTTGTGTACCAAATAAACAAAGTGAGAAATAG